The following proteins are co-located in the Apium graveolens cultivar Ventura chromosome 5, ASM990537v1, whole genome shotgun sequence genome:
- the LOC141660054 gene encoding uncharacterized protein LOC141660054, translated as MPTSTITTDLPVLWQQIKVVQAPHPALGNQQNLCFTVHENPEKLITSNVVVSCVRCYSSSHVNCIGSHPNSPLLVLGDSNGGKTVDKNAAKIFLAACKISAGSMNKTAVTGKMEMEARAKEAIDARELALKAIEHVEHLRRNSAST; from the exons ATGCCTACATCTACTATTACCACTGACTTGCCAGTTTTGTGGCAACAGATTAAAGTGGTTCAAGCACCACATCCTGCACTTGGGAACCAACAAAACC TTTGTTTTACCGTTCATGAAAATCCAGAGAAGCTTATCACTTCAAATGTTGTGGTGTCTTGCGTGAGATGCTACTCATCTTCTCACGTAAATTGTATTGGTTCACACCCCAATTCGCCTCTCCTAGTTCTTGGTGATTCCAATGGAGGAAAGACAGTAGATAAgaatgctgccaaaattttcctTGCTGCTTGCAAAATTTCAGCAGGTAGCATGAACAAGACGGCTGTGACTGGCAAAATGGAGATGGAGGCTAGGGCCAAAGAGGCCATTGATGCCAGAGAATTGGCTCTAAAAGCCATTGAACACGTGGAGCATCTTAGAAGAAATAGTGCTAGTACATAA